The Streptomyces nigra genome includes the window TCTCGTGCGGGGCGCGGGTGCGCGGGTCGAGCCAGCGGACGCTCGCCGTCGCCAGGTGGCCGTCGGCGTCCGGTGCGGTGCGCACGGCGTACAGGGCGGTGACGGTGTGGCCGGGGCCGACCTCGCCGCCGTCGACGCGGTCGTCGCGGAAGTCCTCGTCGGCGACCTGCCGGTTGTCGTAGCCGATCAGCCGGAACTCCTTGACCGTCTTCGGGTCGAAGGCGACCTGGGCCTTGGCGTCGCGGGCGGTCAGGTCGACGTTGCGGGGCAGGTCCTGGCTGAAGACCTTGTGCGCCTCGCGCTCCCCGGAGACGTACACGGTGTGGCCGTCGCCCTTGTCGGCGAGGCGCTCCATCAGGGCGTCGCCGTAGTCGCTGCCGACGCCCACCCCGAACAGGGTGATGCCGTGCTCGCGGCGCTCGGAGGCGACGCGTTCCAGGATGGTGTCGGCGTCGGTGTCGCCCGTGTTGGCCAGGGCGTCGGAGACCAGCACGACCCGGTTGGTGGCGCCCTTGCGCAGGCCGTCCTCGGCGGTCTCGTAGCCGGTCTCCACACCGGCGCCGAGGTTCGTGGAGTCGGTGGGCTCCAGGCTGTCGATGGCGTCGTGGATCTCGTCCCGGTGCCCGCCGACCCGGGTCGGCCTCAGCACCCGCTCGGCCTCGTCGCTGAAGGTGACCAGGGCGACCGAGTCGTCGTCGCGCAGCCGGTCCGTCATCACGCCGAGGGAGTCCTTGGCGAGGTCCAGACGGCCCGGTTCGGCCATGGATCCGGAGATGTCGACGACGAAGGTGAGGGCGGCGGGCGGGCGTTCGCCGGAGTCCTCGGCCGGCCGGGTCGCGAGCCCCACCCGGACCAGGGACCAGTCCTCGCGCGCGGTGCGGGCACCGTCGACGGTGACCGTGAACCCGTCACCGTCGGGGCGGTCGTAGTCCTGGCGGAAGCTGTTGACGAACTCCTCGGGGCGGACCGTGGACGGGTCGGGAAGGCGGCCCTCGGCGAGCGTGCGGCGGGCGTAGCCGTAGGAGGCGGTGTCGACGTCCAGGGCGAAGGTGGAGAGCAGGTCGGGCTCGGGCGCGAACTCGCGGCTGTCGTCGCCGTTCTTCTGCTCGTCCGGACCGCTGTCGCCGTCGTACTCGGGGGCGGCCGGGAAGCCCCTCTCGTCGGTGCTCCGGTCCGCCTTCGACATGCCGCCGTCCTGTGCGCTGCAGCCGGTGAGCAGCAGGCCGCCCGCCGTGAGTGCGAGCAGCGCGCCCCTCAGCCGTCGCACGTGGTGTCGCTCCATCGTCCGTTCCCCCTTGGTCCGTTGACGTCGACTTCTGTGACTGTGACGGGCCAGGGGGCCGGAACGTGCGTGACGAAGTGTTGCGGATGGGTCTCGAAGCGGGCACGGCGGGCCCCCGCCGAGACCGGTGGGTGACCCTCCGTTGACCTAGGGGTGTCTTGCCGATCACGCCGGGCTCCCGACGTCGCTGATCCGGCCCGATCGACAAGACGCCCCTACGACACGATGTCCTTGCGGGTGAAACCCCGGAAGGCCAGCGCGAACAGGACCAGCGCGTAGGTCACGGAGACCGCGGCGCCCTGGATCATGCCGGACCACTCGGGGCGCGGCTGGACGGCGTCCGCCCAGGCGAACTGCCAGTGCGCGGGCAGGAAGTGGCGCCAGTCGCCGAGGGCGGTGACGGCGTCCAGGACGTTGCCGACGATGGTGAGGCCGACCGCGCCGCCCACCGCGCCCAGCGGGGCGTCCGTCCGGGTCGACAGCCAGAACGCCAGTCCCGCGGTGACCAGTTGGGACACGAAGACGTACGCGACGACGATCAGCAGGCGCTGGGCCGCCGTGCCCGTGCCGAGCGAGCCCCCGGTGGGGATCTGCAGCGGCCCCCAGCCGTACGCGGCCGTGCCGACGGCCAGCGCGACCACCGGCAGCAGCACCATCGCGGCCAGGCTGAGCCCGAGGCCGACGACGAGCTTGGACCACAGCAGCCGGACCCTCGGCACGGGGGCGGCGAGGAGATAGCGCAGCGAGGACCAGCCGGCCTCCGAGGCGACGGTGTCCCCGCAGAACAGGGCGACCGGGATGACCAGCAGGAAGCCCGCCGACACGAAGAGGTTCACGGCGGCGAAGTTGGCGCCGGACGCGGTGGCCGTGTCCATCAGGGTGATGCGGTCGCCGCGGCCGTCCGGCTCGCCGCCGATCGCGAAGGCGGCGACGAGCACGAACGGCAGCACGGCGAGGATGCCGAACATGACCAGCGTCCGGCGTCGCTTGAGCTGGCGGAGCAGTTCGACCCGCACGGGCAGGGTGCGGCCCGCCCGGTAGCCGGAGGCGACCTCGGTGCGCTCGGTGAGCGTGCTCATGCGGAACCTCCGATCAGGGTGAGGAAGGCGTCCTCCAGCCGGCGGTGCGGGCCGACCGAGCGGACGGGCACCTCCAGCCGGACGAGTTCGGCGACCAGGTGCTCGGCGCTGCCGTCGGCGTCGAGCCGCACCAGGAGCCCGTCGTCGGTGGGGACGGCCGAGACCACCCCGGGCAGCGCGGCGACCTTCTCGACGACGGGTCCGTCCGGGACCGTGGCCGTGCCGACCAGGAGGGTGTCGCCGGAGCCGATGATCTCGGCGACCGGGCCGGCCTGCACCAGCCGGCCGCGGTCCATGACCACGAGATGGGTGCAGGACTGCTCGACCTCCGCGAGGAGATGGCTGGAGACGATCACCGTGCGCCCCGCGGCCGCGTACCGGATCATCACCTCGCGCATCTCGCGGATCTGCGGCGGGTCGAGGCCGTTGGTCGGCTCGTCGAGGATGAGCAGGTCCGGCAGCCCGAGCATGGCCTGGGCGATGGCGAGGCGCTGGCGCATCCCCTGGGAGTAGGTGCGCACGGCGCGGGCCAGGGCGTCGCCGAGACCGGCGATCTCCAGGGCCTCGTCCAGGTGGGCGTCCTCCGGCGGGCGGCCGGTGGCCTTCCAGTACAGCTCCAGGTTCTCCCGGCCGGACAGGTGCGGCAGGAAGCCGGCGCCCTCCACGAAGGCGCCGACCCGGGACAGGACCGGGGCGCCGGGGCGGATGGCGTGCCCGAAGACGCGGATCTCCCCGGCGTCGGGCTTGATCAGGCCCATCAGCATGCGCAGGGTCGTCGTCTTGCCGGCGCCGTTGGGTCCGAGGAGGCCGAGCACCTGCCCCTTCTCGACCCGGAACGACAGCTCGCGCACCGCGTACCGGTCCTGGGCGCGGGCGTACCGCTTGCTCAGGCCGGTGATCTCCAGCGGGACCTCGGCCAGTCCGGGGTCGGGCGCGGGGGCGACGGTGCGGCGGCGGGCCGTCAGCAGCAGGGCCAGGGCGACGGCCGCGCCGGTGGCGGGCAGCCACCACACCCAGGACGGCAGGGGGGCGGCGGCGCTGCTGACACCGGGGGCGGTCGGCACGGACAGCGCGCTCTTCAGGGAGACGGTGTACGTCGCCGGGGCGGCCGGGGAGGCGTAGCCGAGGTCGGTGGAGGAGAGCACCAGACGCAGCCGGTGGCCCTTCTCGATGTCGTGGTCGACGGCCGGGAGGGTGATCCGCACGTCCTTGCCGGACTTGGCGTCCGTCACCCGCAGCGGGGTGACCAGCTGGGAGGGCAGGACCTGCTGCCGGCCGCCGGGGCCGACGTCGTAGACCTTGGCGAAGAGGACCGCGTCCCCGTCGCTGGAGCGGACGTGCACGGTGGCCGTCGGGGAGCCGGTGATGTGCAGGTTGTCCGCGACGGGCGCGGACTCGAAGCGGGCGAACTGGCCGGGGAAGTCCAGCGAGACGCCGACGCCGAGCGAGGACAGCTGGGCGAGGCCGCCGGAGCCGCCGAGGCCGGGCAGCGCGGAGACGGCGGGCGGGCTGGCGCCGGCCGGGTTGGCGACGGACTGCTCGCCGCCGGTGAGCGGCACCCGGCGTATGCCGCTGCCGAGTCCGGGGTAGGTGTCGGCGCTCGCGCCGCGCAGCTGGGCCTCGCCATCGGTGGTGTCGATGCCCCCGGTGCGGGTGACGCGGAAGGCGGGGCCGGTGTCGGCGCCCTTGTCGCCCTTGAGGTACCGGTCGAACCAGGCGGTGGTGCGGGTCTGGAGACGGGACGTCTCCATGTCGCCGCCGTCGTGTCCGCCGGCGATCCAGTCGACGTCCACGGGCGCGCCGTTGGCGCGGATCGCGCGGGCCGCATCGTCGGCCTGGCCGAGCGGGAAGAGGGAGTCGGACTGGCCCTGGAACAGCAGGGTGGGCACCTTGATCCGGTCGCCGACGGCGGACGGGGAGCGCTTCTCCAGCAGGGCGCGGGCCTCGGCGTCGGGGACACCGGACTCGGCCACCCGCTCGTACATCGCGCAGAGCGCCGGCTCGAACTTCGCGCAGCCGCCGCCGGAGTTGACGAAGATGCCGGCCCACAGCTTCTTGAAGACGCCGTTCGGGAAGAGGGCGTCCGCGAGGTTCCAGTAGGTGATGGCCGGGGCGATGGCGTCGACCCGGTCGTCGTGTCCGGCGGCCAGCAGGGCGATGGCGCCACCGTAGGAGCCGCCCGCCATGCCGGCGCGCGGGTCGCCGGGCTTGTCGAGCCGGACCTGGGGCTGCTCGGCGAGCCAGTCCAGCAGCCGGGAGACGTCGGCGACCTCGCTCTCGGGGTCGTTGAGGCCGATCGCGCCGGTCGACCTGCCGAAGCCGCGTGCGGACCAGGTGAGGACGGCGTACCCGTCCCGCGCGAGGTCCTCGGCCTGCTGCCGTACGTCGTCCTTGCTGCCGCCGAAGCCGTGCCCGAGGAGGACGGCGGGGCGCCGCCCGCCGCCCGGCGTGGTGAAGAACGAGGTGTCGACGCGCACTCCGCCGTCCATCGCCATGACCCGGTCGGCGCGCCGCACCTTCGGGGCGTCGTCGCCGGAGGCGGCGGCGGTCCAGGTCCCGGCGCCGGCCAGCACCACGACGGCGGCCGCGGCGGCCGTCAGCCGTCGCGGCCCGCGCAGCGCGCGCAGTGCGGCCCGTCCGGGCAGTCGAAGATCCATGCGTCAACGGTACGGGTCGAAGCTGTCGGTCCGTTGTCGACCGGGGACCGAACTCCGTCACCTCCTCTGGAGGTACGCCGTGCCGCCCGCGTACACCAGGCGCGGTACGCGGGCGGGCCGGCCGATCAGTCCCGGGCGTCCTCCGGCAGGGTCACCAGCCAGCGGGTGGCGCGGCGCGGGCGCAGATACAGGGCCCAGTAGAGGGTGGCTACGGCGGTGATGCCGCCGGTCCACAGCAGATGCGCGGGTTCCTGCTGGGTGCGGATGTAGCCGAGGACCAGGATCAGCAGCACCGGCACGGCGGGCCACAGCGGCATCCGCCAGGCCGCGGTGCGGCGGTGCGGGCCGCGCCGGGCGAGCAGGGCGGCGACCGCGACGAGCAGATACATACCGGTGACCGAGACGCCCGTGACGCCGTACAGGGTGTCCAGGTCGACGAAGCACAGGGCGGCGCCGGGCACGCCGACGGCGAGCGTGGCGACCCACGGGGAGCCGAAGCGGCCGAGCCGGGAGAGGACGTCGTTGACCGGCCGGGGCCACGCCTTGTCGCGGGCCGAGGCGAACAGGACGCGGGAGTTCTGGATGACCATGACGATCCCCGCGTTCACGATCGCCAGCGCCACGCAGAGGCTCACGAAGGTGCCGACGGCGGAGTTCGACCAGGCGGTGACCATGGCGGACAGATCGCCGCCCGTGAGTTCGGCGACGTCCGAGGCACCCAGGGTGAGGGCGACGACCGGCACCAGGATGATGACGGTGGAGAGGGCGAGGGTGGCCAGGACCGTGCGGGCGACGTTGCGGCGCGGGTTCTCCAGCTCCTCGGAGAGGTAGACGGCGGTCGAGAAGCCCTGGGTGATGAACAGCGCGATGGCGAGCCCGGAGACGACCAGCAGCGCCGTCACCGTGTCGGTACGGCCGTCGGCGCCGGCCACCTCGAGGGAGACCAGGCTCGCGGGGCCGCGCTCGGCGTGGGCGAAGCCCAGCACGGCCACGACGGCCGCCGCGATGACCTCGAGGACCAGGAAGATCCCGGTGATCCAGGCGTTGGCGCGCAGGTCGAGCAGGCCGGCGAGGGTGGCGAGCAGCATGACGCCGGCGCCGGTGAGGGCGGGGTCGAGGTGGACGATCGGGGCGAGGTAGTCGGCGGTGCCCATCGCGATCACCGGCGGTACGACCATGACGACCAGCAGGGACAGCACGAACACCAGCCAGCCCGCGACCCGTCCGGCGAGCGTGGACACCATCGCGTACTCGCCGCCGGCGCTCGGGACGAGGGTGCCGAGCTCCGAGTAGCAGAAGGCGACGGCGACGCAGAGCAGGGAGCCGACGGCGATCGTGAGGGCGGTGGCGGTGCCGAGCGAGCCGAACAGGTCGGGGACGACCACGAAGAGCGTGGAGGCGGGCGTCACGCAGGAGAGCGTGAGCAGCGTGCCGCCGACCACGCCGATGGAGCGCTTGAGCTGCCGGGGACTGTCCGACGCCTCGACGGCGGGGGCCTCGGCGGGGGTGAGGGTGTCGGTCACGAGGGGGATGCAACATCGACGGAAACCATCACGTCAATGGGTGTTTCCCTACGGAATTCGTTGTCAGCGATCTTGATTTCGCGCGTTGACGTCGCATTGCGGCCCATCCCCGTAAGGATTTCGCAGCTGCGGGAACCGCAGTGGGCGCGCGCGAAAAAAGGGGGCCGTCCGCGATGCGGACGGCCCCCTCCTGGCCAGCGTCAGTGGTTGCGCGGGAAGCCCAGGTCGACGCCGGTGGGGGCGTCGGCCGGGTCGGGCCAGCGGGTGGTGACGACCTTGCCGCGGGTGTAGAAGTGCGTGCCGTCGTTGCCGTAGATGTGGTGGTCGCCGAAGAGGCTGTCCTTCCAGCCACCGAAGGAGTGGTAGCCGACCGGGACCGGGATCGGGACGTTCACGCCGACCATGCCGGCCTCGACCTCCAGCTGGAAGCGGCGGGCCGCGCCGCCGTCCCGGGTGAAGATCGCGGTGCCGTTGCCGAACGGCGAGGCGTTGATGAGGGCCAGGGCCTCCTCGTACGTCTCGGCGCGCAGCACGCACAGGACGGGGCCGAAGATCTCGTCCTGGTAGGCCTTCGCGGACGTGGGCACCTTGTCGAGCAGCGAGATGCCGATCCAGTGCCCGTCCTCGTACCCGTCGACGGTGTAGCCGGTGCCGTCGAGGACGACCTCGCAGCCCTCGTCGGCGGCGCCCTTCACATAGGACGCCACCTTGTCACGGTGCACGGCGGTGATGAGCGGGCCCATCTCGGAGGCCGGGTCGTCGCCGGGGCCGATCTTGATCTTCTCGGCGCGCTCACGGATCTTGTCCACCAGCTCGTCGCCGATCGCGCCGACGGCGACCACCGCGGAGATGGCCATGCAGCGCTCGCCCGCGGAGCCGTAGGCGGCGCTCACGGCCGCGTCCGCCGCCGCGTCCAGGTCGGCGTCCGGCAGGACCAGCATGTGGTTCTTGGCGCCGCCCAGCGCCTGTACGCGCTTGCCGTTGGCGGAGGCGGTGGTGTGGATGTAGCGGGCGATCGGCGTGGAGCCGACGAAGGAGACGGCCTTGACGTCCGGGTGCTCGAGGAGCCGGTCGACGGCCACCTTGTCGCCGTGGACGACGTTGAAGACGCCGTCGGGCAGACCGGCCTCGGCGAGCAGCTCGGCGATCTTGATGGACGCCGAGGGGTCCTTCTCGGACGGCTTGAGCACGAAGGTGTTGCCGCACGCGATGGCGATCGGGAACATCCACATCGGGACCATCGCCGGGAAGTTGAACGGCGTGATGCCGGCGACGACACCCAGCGGCTGCCGGATCGACGACACGTCGACGCGGCTGGCGACCTGCGTGGACAGCTCGCCCTTGAGCTGCACGGTGATGCCGCACGCGAGGTCCACGATCTCCAGGCCGCGCGCCACCTCGCCGAGGGCGTCGGAGTGCACCTTGCCGTGCTCGGCGGTGATCAGCTCGGCGATCGCGTCACGGTTGGCGTCCAGCAGCGCGCGGAACTTGAACAGGATCGAGGTGCGCTGCGCCAGCGAGGACTGGCCCCAGGTCAGGAACGCCTCCTTGGCGGCGGCTACCGCCGTGTCCACCTCCTCGACCGAGGCGAAGGCGACCTTCGTGGTGACCGCGCCGGTGGCCGGGTCGGTGACCGGCCCGTGATTGCCCGACGCGCCTTCGGCGGTCTTCCCGCCGATCCAGTGGTTGACGATCTTCGTCATGCCCGGTTACTCCTTCACAGATGGCGGCGTCGGGAGGACACGTGCCGTTCGTACAGCTCTCGGCCCCTGACCGCAGACGCTCCGGTCGCGGTCTCGGCCACAGGTACATCCCACCAGGCCGGCGCGGGCGACGGGCCCGACACAGTGTCGGCCGTTTCGGTCCCGTCGTAGACACATGTGGGAGTGTCGGCGGCGAGCACCCGGCACAGTTCCATGGTGCGGGACGACCGGGCTGTGCGGGGACCTCCGGCGCGGGGCCGTAGCGGGCGGGGAGTCATCGCTCGCTCTTCGCTCCTGCCAAAGCAAAGCGGCCTCCCGCGCCGGAGGCGTTCGGGTCGCCGGGGCCGCGCTGGGCGGGCCGGCGGGGTCGTGCCGGGCCGGACGGGGGCCGTGGGTCCGCGGGGGCGCGGGGCGGGGCGTCCGGCACGTCGTCATGGCGGGCTCACAGCAGTCCCACCGCGGTGTCCACGGCGGCGGCCACATCGCCGTCGGCCGGGTGGAGCAGCGACCGGCCGGCCACCAGGCCGCGCACGGTGGGCAGACGCAGGGCGCCCCGCCACTTCTCGTATGCCCGGTCCTGGTCGGCGCCGACCTCGCCGCCGAGCAGGACGACGGGCAGCGTGGAGGTCTCCAGGACCTCGGCCATGTGGTCGGGGTCGTCGGTGACCGGCAGCTTGAGCCAGGTGTAGGCGGAGGTGCCGCCGAGGCCCGAGGCTATGGCGATGGACCGGGTGACCGCCTCGGCGGACAGGTCGTTGGCGATCGTGCCGCCGGGGGTCCGCCGGCTGATGAACGGCTCGACGAACACCGGCAGTTCACGGGCGGCCATCGCGTCGACGGCTCGTGCGGCCGACTCCAGCGTGGCCAGGGAGCCCGGGTCGGCGTAGTCGACGCGCAGCAGCAGCTTCCCGGCGTCGAAGCGGAGGCGTTCGAGGTCCTCGGGCCGGTGGCCGGTGAAGCGGTCGTCCATCTCGAACGACGCCCCGGCCAGACCGCCGCGGTTCAGTGAGCCCATGACGACCTTGCCGTCGAGCGCGCCGAGCAGCAGCAGGTCGTCCAGGATGTCGGCGGTGGCGAGGACCCCGTCCACGCCGGGCCGGGACAGCGCGAGGCGGAGGCGGCCCAGCAGGTCGGCGCGGTCGGCCATCGCGAGTCCCCGGCCACCGACGCCGAGGGCTCCTCGGGCCGGGTGGTCGGCGGCCACGATCATCAGCCGGCCGGAGTCGCCGAGCAGCGGCCTGCGGGTACGGCGCTCCGCCGCCTCCGCGACGGCCTGCGGGTGCCGGGCGCGCAGCCGGACCAGCTCCGCGACGTCGACGTTCACCGGACCGCCCCGGCGGCGAGCGCGGCCTCGATCTCGCCGGGTGTCGGCATGGCGGAGGAGCACTCCAGGCGGGAGGCGACGATGGCGCCGGCCGCGTTGGCGTGCCGCATGACCGTCTCCAGGTCCCAGCCCTCGAGCAGGCCGTGGCAGAGGGAACCGCCGAAGGCGTCGCCCGCGCCGAGGCCGTTGAGGACCGTGACGGGCAGCGGTGACACCTCCGCCACGCGCCCGTCCCGGTCGACGGCGAGGACGCCCTTGGGGCCCTGTTTGACGACGGCCAGTTCGACCCCGGCGTCCAGCAACGCCCGGGCTGCGGCATGGGGTTCGCGGACGCCGGTCGCCACCTCCACCTCGTCGAGGTTCCCGACGGCGACCGTGGTGTGCTTCAGCGCCTCGGCATAGAAGGGGCGGGCCTCGTCGGGGTCCTGCCAGAACATGGGGCGCCAGTCGAGGTCGAAGACCGTGACGCCGGACTTCGCGCGGTGGGCGAGGGCCGCGAGCGTCGCCGTACGGCTCGGCTCCTCGCTGAGGCCGGTGCCGGTGACCCAGAAGACGCGGGCGTCCCGGATGGCGTCGAGGTCGAGCTCGTGCGCGTCGATCTCCAGGTCGGGGGCCTTGGGGCGGCGGTAGAAGTACAGCGGGAAGTCGTCCGGCGGGAAGACCTCGCAGAAGGTGACCGGGGTGGGCAGTCCGGGGACCGGGGTGACCCAGCGGTCGTCGACGCCGAAGCCCTGGAGGGCCTCGTGGAGGTAGGCGCCGAAGGGGTCGTCGCCGGTGCGGGTGATCACGGCGGTCCGGCGCCCGAGACGGGCCGCGGCGACCGCGACATTGGTCGCCGAGCCGCCGAGGAACTTGCCGAAGGACGTGACCTGGGACAGCGGGACCCCCGTCTGCAGCGGGTAGAGGTCCACCCCGATCCGGCCCATGGTGATCACGTCGTACGCCATCGGTGCCCTCGGTCTCCCTCGTCACGAGTCCTCGGGCCGGCGGTGAGGCACGGCCCTCCACGGCTTTGTAGCCCGCCCGGGGGAGCATGTCAATGTTTTGTCCAGACATTCGAACGAGGGTGTGGTGAGGAGGTGTCGGCCGTGCGCCGGTGATCGACCCCTCCGTCAACGCGCCGCGCCGATACGCCCGCGTGCGCCTTTGCTGCACACGCGTCACAAAGACCACCTCCGTGTCACGGGTGTCGCAGGTCCGCGCGACCTGCGTCACACCCGACGCACAGGCCCTGCCCATGGTCACGCTGCGTCGTTGACCGGACACAGGCTTGTGATCGCCGACACAGCGCCCGGTCCCCCCGACGACCGCTCCCGGTCGCCACCGGGCGCGCGAGGAGGTGCCACCGATGACCGACCGAAGGCTCTGGTCGTACAAGGAGATCGCGGCGCACATCAAGGTGCAGCCCGACACCGTGCGCTCCTACCGCAAACACGGACTGCTGCCCCCACCCGACCATGTCGAGAACGGCAAACCCTTCTGGCACCCCGACACCGTCCGCGCCTGGGTGGCGTCACGGCCCCGCAATCGGGGTCTGCGGCCGGACTGACCCCCGGGTTACGGACGGACGGCCACCCGGAAAACCACCTGTGCCCCACCTGACCCGTGGGGCACAGTCGTCCCCATGAGCGATTTCTCCGTCAAACCCGTACTGACCGGCGAACGGACCGTGCTGCGGCCGTTCACCGAGGCCGACGCCACCGTGATGGCGGAGATCATCGAGGACCCCGACGTCGTCCGCTTCACCGGCGAGCCCTCCGCCGAACTGACGGAGGAACGGCTGCGCTCCTGGTACGGCTCACGGTCCGAGCAGACCGACCGTCTCGACCTCGCCGTCACCGACCGGACCACCGGCGAACTCGTCGGCGAGGTCGTGCTGTTCGAGTGGGACGCGCACGCCCGCGGCTGTACGTTCCGCACGCTCATCGGACCCCGGGGGCGCGGGCGGGGGCTCGGCACCGAGGCCACCCGGCTCATCGCCGGGTACGGCTTCGAGCAGCTCGGCCTGCACCGGATCCAGCTGGAGGCGTACGGCCACAACGCCCGTGCCCTGCGCGTGTACGAGAAGGTCGGCTTCGTCCGGGAGGGCGTCCGACGAGAGGCCGACCTCCGGGACGGCATCTGGCGGGACTGGGTGCTGATGGCGATGCTCGAGCGGGAGTGGGCGGGGCATCGGGGGCACCCCCGCTTGGATCCCGTCTAGCGGGTGGCGCAGGTGGCCTGCGGCTCGGCCCCGTGGGCTTGCGGCTCGGCTGCAGGCTTGCGGCTCGGCCCCGTGGGATTGCGGCTCGGCCGCCGGCGTGTCGGTCGGCCCCGTGGGCTTGCGGCTCGGCTGCCGGCGTGTGGGTCGGCTGCCGGCGTGTGGGTCGGCTGCCGGCGTGTGGGTCGGTCGGCTTGCGGCCTGTACTCGCTTGGCGGGCCGCGCGGACGTCAGCTGTCCCGGCCCCACGGCTCGACGACCGTCACCCCGGCGCCCGGCGCCGAGCCCATCGCCTCCATAGCGGCCGGCACGTCGTCCAGCGGTATCGACGACGTCACCAGCAGATCCGGCCGCAGCACGCCGGCCCGCACCAGCTCCAGCATCGGCGGGTAGGTGTGGGCCGCCATGCCGTGGCTGCCGAGGATCTCCAGCTCCAGCGCGATCGCGCGGGCCATGGGGACCGGGGTCGTGCCGGACTCGGAGGGCAGCAGGCCCACCTGGACATGCCGCCCGCGGCGGCGCAGGCCACCGATGGAGGCGGCGCAGGTGACTGGCGATCCGAGGGCGTCCAGGGAGAGGTGCGCGCCGCCGCCGGTGAGGTCGCGGACCGCCGCCGCCGTGTCGGGTACGGCGGACGCGTCCAGGCACTCCGCCGCCCCGAACTTCCGCGCGAGGTCCAGGGCCTGCGGTGACACGTCGACCGCGACGACCCGGGCGCCCGACGCGGCCGCGATCATCACGGCGGACAGACCGACCCCGCCGCAGCCGTGCACGGCGACCCACTCCCCCGCCGCCACCCGGCCCTGCTGCACGACCGCCCGGAACGCTGTGGCGAACCGGCAGCCCAGGGAGGCCGCCGTCGCGAAGGACATCTCCTCGGGCACCGCGACGAGGTTCACATCGGCGTGGTCCAGGGCCACGTACTGGGCGAAGGAGCCCCAGTGGGTGAAGCCGGGCTGGGTCTGCCGCTCGCACACCTGCTGGTCGCCCGCCGCACACGCCCCGCAGGCGCCGCACGCGCAGACGAACGGCACCGTGACCCGGTCGCCGGGCCGCCAGCCGGTGACCCGGTCGCCGACGGCCTCGACCACCCCGGCCAGTTCATGCCCCGGAACATGCGGCAGCACGATGTCCGGGTCGTGTCCCTGCCAGCCGTGCCAGTCGCTGCGGCACAGGCCGGTCGCCTCGACCCGCACGGTCACGCCGTGCGGCGCGGGAACCGGGTCCGGCACGTCCCGCACCCGCGCCGGCTCACCGAACCGCTCGAACACCACAGCGCGCATCCCGACTCCTCCTGACCTCGGCCCCCGCTCCCCGGCGGGCCCGCGTCACGCTATCCGCGTGCGGTCACCTTGTCCCGGGCCGGGTCCTGCTTCCCGGCGCCCGTCTCGCCCGCGGGTGCACCGTCGGACTCGCTGACACCGAAGCGCTCGTGGAACCGTCGCAGCGGCCCCGGCGCCCACCAGGTCGCCCGGCCCGTGAGCCGCATGACCGCCGGGACGAGCAGACTGCGGACGATCATCGCGTCCATCAGCACGGCCAGCGCGATCCCGAGGCCCAGCATCTTGGTGTTGGTCACCCGGGACGTGCCGATCGCGACCATCACC containing:
- the mmsA gene encoding CoA-acylating methylmalonate-semialdehyde dehydrogenase, with translation MTKIVNHWIGGKTAEGASGNHGPVTDPATGAVTTKVAFASVEEVDTAVAAAKEAFLTWGQSSLAQRTSILFKFRALLDANRDAIAELITAEHGKVHSDALGEVARGLEIVDLACGITVQLKGELSTQVASRVDVSSIRQPLGVVAGITPFNFPAMVPMWMFPIAIACGNTFVLKPSEKDPSASIKIAELLAEAGLPDGVFNVVHGDKVAVDRLLEHPDVKAVSFVGSTPIARYIHTTASANGKRVQALGGAKNHMLVLPDADLDAAADAAVSAAYGSAGERCMAISAVVAVGAIGDELVDKIRERAEKIKIGPGDDPASEMGPLITAVHRDKVASYVKGAADEGCEVVLDGTGYTVDGYEDGHWIGISLLDKVPTSAKAYQDEIFGPVLCVLRAETYEEALALINASPFGNGTAIFTRDGGAARRFQLEVEAGMVGVNVPIPVPVGYHSFGGWKDSLFGDHHIYGNDGTHFYTRGKVVTTRWPDPADAPTGVDLGFPRNH
- a CDS encoding Cgl0159 family (beta/alpha)8-fold protein gives rise to the protein MNVDVAELVRLRARHPQAVAEAAERRTRRPLLGDSGRLMIVAADHPARGALGVGGRGLAMADRADLLGRLRLALSRPGVDGVLATADILDDLLLLGALDGKVVMGSLNRGGLAGASFEMDDRFTGHRPEDLERLRFDAGKLLLRVDYADPGSLATLESAARAVDAMAARELPVFVEPFISRRTPGGTIANDLSAEAVTRSIAIASGLGGTSAYTWLKLPVTDDPDHMAEVLETSTLPVVLLGGEVGADQDRAYEKWRGALRLPTVRGLVAGRSLLHPADGDVAAAVDTAVGLL
- the iolC gene encoding 5-dehydro-2-deoxygluconokinase; translated protein: MAYDVITMGRIGVDLYPLQTGVPLSQVTSFGKFLGGSATNVAVAAARLGRRTAVITRTGDDPFGAYLHEALQGFGVDDRWVTPVPGLPTPVTFCEVFPPDDFPLYFYRRPKAPDLEIDAHELDLDAIRDARVFWVTGTGLSEEPSRTATLAALAHRAKSGVTVFDLDWRPMFWQDPDEARPFYAEALKHTTVAVGNLDEVEVATGVREPHAAARALLDAGVELAVVKQGPKGVLAVDRDGRVAEVSPLPVTVLNGLGAGDAFGGSLCHGLLEGWDLETVMRHANAAGAIVASRLECSSAMPTPGEIEAALAAGAVR
- a CDS encoding helix-turn-helix transcriptional regulator gives rise to the protein MTDRRLWSYKEIAAHIKVQPDTVRSYRKHGLLPPPDHVENGKPFWHPDTVRAWVASRPRNRGLRPD
- a CDS encoding GNAT family N-acetyltransferase, producing MSDFSVKPVLTGERTVLRPFTEADATVMAEIIEDPDVVRFTGEPSAELTEERLRSWYGSRSEQTDRLDLAVTDRTTGELVGEVVLFEWDAHARGCTFRTLIGPRGRGRGLGTEATRLIAGYGFEQLGLHRIQLEAYGHNARALRVYEKVGFVREGVRREADLRDGIWRDWVLMAMLEREWAGHRGHPRLDPV
- a CDS encoding zinc-dependent alcohol dehydrogenase family protein is translated as MRAVVFERFGEPARVRDVPDPVPAPHGVTVRVEATGLCRSDWHGWQGHDPDIVLPHVPGHELAGVVEAVGDRVTGWRPGDRVTVPFVCACGACGACAAGDQQVCERQTQPGFTHWGSFAQYVALDHADVNLVAVPEEMSFATAASLGCRFATAFRAVVQQGRVAAGEWVAVHGCGGVGLSAVMIAAASGARVVAVDVSPQALDLARKFGAAECLDASAVPDTAAAVRDLTGGGAHLSLDALGSPVTCAASIGGLRRRGRHVQVGLLPSESGTTPVPMARAIALELEILGSHGMAAHTYPPMLELVRAGVLRPDLLVTSSIPLDDVPAAMEAMGSAPGAGVTVVEPWGRDS